The genome window CATTGGAAGAAGCCAAAACCATGGTGGACGCCATTGAAAAAGCGGGTGTTAAAAACACAGTTTGGTATAATTACCGCCGCGTTCCTGCAGTAACATTAGCCAAGCAAATCGTCGATTCAGGCAAACTGGGCCGTATTTTCCATTATCGGGCCAATTTCCTGCAAGACTGGACCATCAATCCGGATGTTCCACAAGGAGGCGCTGCAACCTGGCGACTGGATGTGGACGCAGCCGGTTCCGGCGTTACCGGCGACTTGCTGGCACATTGCATCGACACAGCGATGTGGATTAACGGCGGCATCAAGGACGTTTCGGCTGTTACTGAGACATTTATTAAAGAACGCGTGCATTCAGCGAGCGGCGAAGTGAAAAAAGTGGGCATAGATGACGCCTGTATTTTCCACTGCCATTTTGATAACGGTTCATTAGGCCTTTTTGAATCAACGCGTTACGCACGTGGCCATAAGGCACTTTATACATTTGAAATCAATGGTGAGCATGCATCCATTCGTTGGGATTTGCACGATCTAAACCGTCTGGAATTCTTCGATCACAGCGACGAATCCATCGTCAGAGGTTGGAGATCAATTTTGGTAACAGATAGCGACCAGCCTTACATGAAGCGCTGGTGGATCCCCGGAACAAGCATTGGTTACGAGCATTCATTCATCCACCAGGCCGCCGACTTTTTCGAAAGCCTGGAATCCGATGAGCCGTGCCGCCCAACATTCAAAGATGCTTATGAAACCCAGAAAGTCTGCGAAGCAGTGCTGGATTCAGCAGCATCAAAGAGCTGGAAAGACACTAATGTGACTTGGGAAGGCTAATTAAAATCAGATTTCATTCTGTCCTACTAAATTTATTTTCCATTATCATAAAGCCCGGGGTTGAAACCCCGGGCAATGTTTTGTTTTTGAGGGTCTTGCATCCAGTATGTGCTCTTGACTTCTTTATTATCTACAAAGAATCCCAAAACAAAAATATTGCCCCCGGTTTCAACCGGGGGATTAAAAAAGAATGATGGAATCAATCCTCAAAGTCTCAAATCTCTCAAAATCATTTTCCGGTGTAAAAGCACTGGATAATATTCATTTCGAGCTGAAAAGGGGCGAAGTGCATGCTTTGATGGGTGAGAACGGAGCTGGGAAATCTACTTTTATGAAAATCCTGATCGGCTTGCTGGCGCCGGATTCAGGGGAAATTATTTTTGAAGGACAAAATTTAAAGAACAGCAAAGTCAGCGACACATTGAAAAAGGGCATTTCAATGATCCACCAGGAGATTCTGATCATTCCCGAACTGACTGTTGCACAAAATCTTTTTTTAGGGAGAGAAAAGGAAATTTCAGCAAGAAAAGGCTGGACATCCGGCTGGTTGAATGACACTTCCATTGACAGAAAAGCGGCAAGCCTGCTGACCGAAATGGGCGTCAACATTGATCCCAAAGCCAAAATGAAGCATCTGAGCGTAGCGCAAATGCAGATGGTCGAGATTGCAAAAGCGATTTCAAATAATGCAAAAGTGATCATTATGGACGAGCCCACATCGGCGATTTCCGACAAGGAAGTTGATACACTTTTCAAGATCATTAAAGACCTGAAAGCAAAGGGAGTCGCCATTATTTACATCTCACACAAGATGGACGAGATCTTCCAGATTTCGGACACCATAACCGTCTTGCGAGACGGAAAATACATTGCCACTAAAAACGCTTCCGAGTTGGATAAGCAGTCGCTTATTTCGATGATGGTCGGGAGGGAAATCAAGCATATGTTTCCGGAGTCCAATCATGCAAAAGGTGATCTGGCGATTTCAGTGAAGGGTTTGAGCAAAAAGGAACAGTTTACAGATATCAATTTTGAAGTTCATGCAGGAGAAATATTGGGGTTTGCAGGACTAATGGGCTCCGGGCGAACCGAAATTGCAAGGGTGATTTTTGGTTTGGATAAACAGGATGGGGGCGAAATTATCATTAAGAACAAATTAGTCGTCAACAAAAACCCGCGGCAGGCCATTGAAAACGGCATTGGCTATGTAAGCGAAGATCGCAAGGGCCTGGGTTTTATTCCGGGCATGTCGGTGAAAGACAACACCACATTAGCCAGCATGAACCGGCACCGAAATGGGATTTTCATCAATACAAACAGCGAGAAAGCATCCACCGAACAAATGATCGCTGATCTGCGCATTAAAACCGCTGATATGAACCAGAAAGTCACTTACCTGAGCGGCGGCAATCAGCAAAAAGTCGTCATAGGAAAGGTGTTACTGGCTTCTCCCGAGATCATCATTCTAGACGAACCGACTCGTGGTGTGGACGTGGGAGCGAAATTTGAAATATACAAACTCATCCGAAATCTCGCCGACAAGGGAATTGCCATCATCATGATCTCCTCCGAACTACCCGAAATACTGGGAATGAGTGACCGGATTCTGGTTTTATCAAAAGGCAAACAAACGGCCATTCTTTCAAGGGAAGAGGCGACACAGGAATTAATTATGAAATACGCGGTTGCATAGGCTTTTGATTACCGACAAACATTAAAAACAGCGATGGCCGAAAGCCGATCACCGAAGTAAACATGAACATTCTCCCAACCCGCCTTAATAAATTCAGTCAATACGGCATTTTCCTGGCCTTTACATTGATATGCCTCGCACTGGCATTCAGCACACCAAGATTTTTTACCGTTTCCAATCTCATGATCATCGGAACGCAGGTTTCGATCAACGCATTGCTTGCTTTTGGCGTCACATTCGTCATTATTACCGGCGGCATCGACCTTTCGCTCGGCTCCATGGTCGCCGTTGCGGGCGTTAGCGCAGCCATGTTTGCACATCCGGACACTTATCCTTTGCTTGTGCCTTTGCTGGCGGGCTTAGGCGCAGGTCTCTTTTTCGGGGCATTTAATGGTTTTGTCATTACAAAAAGCAAAGTGCCGCCCTTCATCGTGACCCTCGGCACCATGACCATAGGCCGTGGTTTAGCATTGATTTTAAGTAAAGGAAGGCCGATATCCAATTTATCCGATTCCTTCAACTTCATAGGCGGCGGTAATCTTTATGGCATTCCGTTCCCGATCATTATCCTGATCATCGCCTTCATCATCTGCTCCATTATTTTAAATAAAACCGTCCTCGGTCGCTACATGTACGCAGTAGGCGGGAATGAGCCAGCAGCGCGGGCATCGGGCATCGACGTTACCAATGTCAAAATGTGGGTATATACGCTTTGCGGCCTGCTTTCTGCTGTGGGCGGCATCCTACTCACTTCCCGGATTACAACCGGCCAGCCAAATGCCGGAGCAGGTTTTGAACTCGATGCCATTGCCGCAGCCATCATTGGCGGCACGAGCACATCCGGCGGCACCGGCACCATGACGGGCACATTAATCGGCGCATTGCTGATCGGTGTGATTAGTAATAGTCTGGATTTGCTGAATGTGACGTCTTATTATCAGCAGGTTGTGATGGGAATTATCATCATAGGCGCTGTGGTGCTGGATAGCATGGGTAAGAAGGATCGCTAGCAAGAAGCGCACTATTTAGTCAAATCCGAGTATTTACAGTTAAATCGAAG of Dyadobacter chenhuakuii contains these proteins:
- a CDS encoding Gfo/Idh/MocA family protein, giving the protein MSNKKEIRIALIGTGLMGRTHSNGYKRIGDFFPELEYRPVLKAVCSRNEEKVRAFAEQWGYESIETDWRKIIERDDIDAIDICTPNDTHAEIAIAAAAAGKMILCEKPLARTLEEAKTMVDAIEKAGVKNTVWYNYRRVPAVTLAKQIVDSGKLGRIFHYRANFLQDWTINPDVPQGGAATWRLDVDAAGSGVTGDLLAHCIDTAMWINGGIKDVSAVTETFIKERVHSASGEVKKVGIDDACIFHCHFDNGSLGLFESTRYARGHKALYTFEINGEHASIRWDLHDLNRLEFFDHSDESIVRGWRSILVTDSDQPYMKRWWIPGTSIGYEHSFIHQAADFFESLESDEPCRPTFKDAYETQKVCEAVLDSAASKSWKDTNVTWEG
- a CDS encoding sugar ABC transporter ATP-binding protein, with translation MMESILKVSNLSKSFSGVKALDNIHFELKRGEVHALMGENGAGKSTFMKILIGLLAPDSGEIIFEGQNLKNSKVSDTLKKGISMIHQEILIIPELTVAQNLFLGREKEISARKGWTSGWLNDTSIDRKAASLLTEMGVNIDPKAKMKHLSVAQMQMVEIAKAISNNAKVIIMDEPTSAISDKEVDTLFKIIKDLKAKGVAIIYISHKMDEIFQISDTITVLRDGKYIATKNASELDKQSLISMMVGREIKHMFPESNHAKGDLAISVKGLSKKEQFTDINFEVHAGEILGFAGLMGSGRTEIARVIFGLDKQDGGEIIIKNKLVVNKNPRQAIENGIGYVSEDRKGLGFIPGMSVKDNTTLASMNRHRNGIFINTNSEKASTEQMIADLRIKTADMNQKVTYLSGGNQQKVVIGKVLLASPEIIILDEPTRGVDVGAKFEIYKLIRNLADKGIAIIMISSELPEILGMSDRILVLSKGKQTAILSREEATQELIMKYAVA
- a CDS encoding ABC transporter permease, which produces MNILPTRLNKFSQYGIFLAFTLICLALAFSTPRFFTVSNLMIIGTQVSINALLAFGVTFVIITGGIDLSLGSMVAVAGVSAAMFAHPDTYPLLVPLLAGLGAGLFFGAFNGFVITKSKVPPFIVTLGTMTIGRGLALILSKGRPISNLSDSFNFIGGGNLYGIPFPIIILIIAFIICSIILNKTVLGRYMYAVGGNEPAARASGIDVTNVKMWVYTLCGLLSAVGGILLTSRITTGQPNAGAGFELDAIAAAIIGGTSTSGGTGTMTGTLIGALLIGVISNSLDLLNVTSYYQQVVMGIIIIGAVVLDSMGKKDR